Proteins from a single region of Juglans microcarpa x Juglans regia isolate MS1-56 chromosome 5S, Jm3101_v1.0, whole genome shotgun sequence:
- the LOC121268523 gene encoding glycine cleavage system H protein 2, mitochondrial, translated as MASRLLWASRAASYLRISVFHRGFSSVLKDLKYADSHEWVKVEGNSATVGITDHAQDHLGDVVYVELPEVGAPVEQGSGFGAVESVKATSDINSPVSGKIVEVNEELSSSPGLVNSSPYEKGWIIKVEVSDSGELKNLMDADKYSKFCEEEDAKH; from the exons ATGGCTTCAAGGTTGTTGTGGGCTTCGAGGGCCGCCTCATACCTCAGGATCTCAGTCTTCCACAGAGGCTTTTCTTCTG TTTTGAAGGATCTTAAGTATGCAGACTCTCATGAGTGGGTGAAAGTGGAGGGGAATTCTGCTACTGTTGGTATCACTGATCATGCTCAAGATCATTTAGGGGATGTTGTGTATGTTGAATTACCGGAAGTGGGGGCTCCTGTGGAACAGGGCAGCGGCTTTGGTGCAGTTGAAAGTGTCAAGGCTACTAGTGATATTAATTCTCCTGTTTCAGGGAAAATTGTTGAAGTTAATGAAGAGCTCAGCAGCTCCCCTGGTCTT GTTAACTCAAGCCCATATGAGAAAGGATGGATAATTAAGGTCGAGGTGAGTGACAGTGGTGAATTGAAGAACTTGATGGATGCTGATAAGTACTCCAAGTTCtgcgaagaagaagatgcaaaaCACTGA